From the Fusobacterium ulcerans ATCC 49185 genome, the window AATAGTTTTGTTTATGGATTAACCTCAAAATACTTCCCCCCTTTTGCTTAATAAAATCAAAATTTGCTAAACACTGCTTTATTAAAAGTATACCATTAAGAAATGAAAAATTCTTCATATTTTTATAGAGAAAAAACATTTGTTTTGCTAAAAAAAGAGATTTTTTTCTTTATTCCTAAATAATTTTTGTATATAAAAATAAAAATTTAAAATTTAATTATCAAAGGAATCAAAGGTTTAAATATAATGATTTAATGGAAGGAAAAAGAAAATTTATTTGACTTTGCAGTAGAGATAATCTATACTTTAATAGAAAGTTTGCAAAAGAAGACAAAAGCTTTCACTGCTTTAAGGAGGATTAAAGTGAAAACTGTCAAGGTAGTAGGAATGATATCTAATATAAGGGAAAAAAGTGCGCAGTTCATTAATAGTCAATTGAGAGAAAAAGGAGTGGAAGGACTTATAAATAGTCATGGAACTATTCTTTCTATATTGTATGATAATAATGGAAAAATAACCATGAATGAAATAGGCAAAATAGTTGGAAAGAAAAAATCTACACTTACAGATTTAATAAGAAAACTTGTGGAACTTGGGTATATTACAAGAGGGAAAAGTGAAAAAGATTCGAGGGTTGTTGAAATAACTCTTACAGAAAAAGGTTGGGAATTTAAATCTTTGTTTGAAGAGATAAGTAACAATCTTTTAAAAAAGACATACAAAGATTTTACTGAGGAAGAAAAAGAAATTCTTATATTTTTGTTGGATAAAATAAGAAAAAACTACCAAAATTAAAAAAATTATTAAATGAAAGAATCTCAAGCTATAGACTATTATTAGTTTGTAGCTTTTTTTGTGCATGCATTTCTCTTGATTTTATTTTATAAACATGTGTATAATAATATTAGACATTTTAAAAATAAATTAAGATTATTATAGTATATAAAAATAAAAAAAAGGAGAAATTGTATGAAAGATTATTTTGATCGATTTGTTCTAGATTTAGGATTAGTTTTAAATTTTCTGGCTGTGGCTCTTATTAGTAAAAGTATTTTTGATAATAATAAAAACCTTATGAGAATAGTGGAATACCTATCAATGAGTAAAAGTATAATTATTTTTGCTTATTGGGTATTAGATGATTATTATGGAGTAAAATATTATTTAGGATATTTTCTTTCTAATTTATTAGCTATGAGCCTTACAAATTTTTTAATCAGCCCAAATATAATTTATGTTAACTTTAAATTTGTTCCTTTGATAGTATTTGTTGTAGGATTATTTCTTGCAGTTATAAATTCGTTGTTTTACCAAATATACAAAGTAAACTCATATGCTGTTAATAAGAATTAAAAAAGGTCTTAGTCTCTACTAAGACCTTTTTTAATTCCAGCAATTATTTTTTTATATGCTCCATTACTTCATAGATTAGGCATCCAGCAAGTTTTGCAGTCATATTATCTATATCATACACAGGATTTACCTCTGCAAAATCTACACACACTACTTTTCCAGTTTCCATAATGAACCTCAACAATCTTTTTCCTTTTTTAGGCTCCAATCCCATTACAACAGGAGCAGATACTCCAGGAGCTGAACTTGCATCAAATACATCCATACAGAAAGTTACATAGACAATATCTACTTTTTTTATAAAATCTTTTAATGCTTCAATAGTTGATTCTTCAGAACATTCCTCTTCTAAAATCAATACATTAAAGGATTCAGCAGTTTTTATAAGTCTCTCTGTATTCCCCATTTTTTGAAATCCTACTATTGCATATTGTGCGTCTTTATCATTGTCCATTATTTCTTTGAATGAAGTGCCAGAAGTTCTTCCTTTATCATATGGTCTCATATCTAAGTGAGCATCAAAATTTATTATTCCTATTTTTTTGTCAGGATTAGCTTTTCTTACTCCCAAATACGATCCATAAGCTATATCATGTCCTCCTCCTAATCCAATAGGGAAAATTCCTGATTTGAGGACATCTGCTATTTTTTCAGAATATTCTTTCTGAGCTTCTTCTACATTTTTCTTTTCCAGATTTCTATAGTCATATACTTTTAGTCCCTTTAGTTGTGGAAAAGATTGAATAGCTTTTCTGATAGCATTTGAACCACCTTCTGCACCTTTTCTTCCTAGGTTTCTCACTACTCCATCATCTGTATCATATCCTATAAAACATACCCCGCCAGCTTCCTGAGCTTCAGTTATCTCTTGTATTACCTGCCAGAGTCTGAGATCTATTTCCTCATAACTATCTAATCTCCCATTCCATAAGTCTTTCATTTTAATCCTCCTATTAACTGCAATTATTACTTAGTTACATAACCATAGAATATTTTGCTGTTATTCCCAGAGATAGTTATATTTTTTCCAGTTCCAACAGCTAATTCATTTTCCAATAGAGTTTTTTCAGATATTTTAACTTTTCCATAAATACAGTAAACAAAAAATATTACTTCCTCTTCTCCAAGATTAATTTTTTCACTGCCATTTATTTCTTTGTGTAGAAAATCGCCATCACAATCTTTAAGCATAAGATTGAAATCTTTTACTTTACCTTTAGAAGTAGTATCCCAATCTCCAATAAATCTATCTATTTCATAGGGCATCAATGTAATGTCATATCTGTTTTTATGAGACAGTTCCATTTTTCCTTCAAGTATAGAGATAATTCTTTTTACTCCTTCCAGTTTTGTAAATGTAGATTCCATAAGTTCTGTGGTTGCTATACTTATTCTGAATTTAAAATTTCTTTTTTGATAATCTCCATCTTTGGGATAGATATACAGTTGTGTAGTTATTCCTCCACTCCACCTGCTTTCTTTGAAATTAGAACTTTTTATGATTTCGACCATTTATACTCTCCCTTTATAAATTTCCTTGATAGAGATTTACCACATAATTAGTAAATAGTCAACGTCAAAATAAAAGTTTTATTTTATCATACAGAATTTAAATAAAAAAACAGCTATTAAAAAAGATAAATTTAACAACTGTTTTTTAAACTTTTAGACTATTTATGCTTAAGAATAATTCTTCCTATAAGTTGTTGAGCTAGCATTTTATCTACCGAATCAGATATTTCCTCAAGACTTACTTCTTTAATACCTTTTTCCAGATTTTCACCCTTCCATTTTTCTGCAAGAGTATCCCATACTTCTTTTCTTTTTTTCATAGGACATTGAACAGAATCTATTCCTATAAGCTTTACACCTCTTAAAATAAAAGGATAAACATTAGCAGCAGGGATATCTCCACCAGCTATATTTCCGCATGTAGTAACTACTCCAGCATATTTTAATGATCTTAGAGCAGTAGAAAGAGGATTTCCTCCTACTGTATCAATTACTCCAGCCCATTTTTGTTTCAGCATAGGTTTGCCAGATTTATCATCTATTTCATCTCTTAATATACAAGCAGAAGCACCAAGTTCTTTTGCATATTTAATACCTTTTTCATCATTTACTACAGCAGTTACATTATAACCAAGTTTAGTAAGAAATTTTACAGAGTGGCTTCCTACACCGCCACCAGCACCAATTACAAGAACATCTCCATCTTCAGGAGATACTTCTTTTATTAATTCAAAAACAGATAGAGCAGAAGTGAATCCAGCTGTCCCATATATCATCGCTTCTTTTAAAGAAAGATTAGCAGGTTTTTTTACCACCCAGTTTGCTGGAACTCTGACATATTCTCCAAATCCACCATCAGTATTCATACCTAAATCATATCCTGTGATGAAAACTTCTTCTCCTTTGATAAATTCAGAAACTTTAGAATCTTCTACAATACCAGCAGCATCTATTCCAGGAGTATGAGGATATTCTCTGGTTACTCCTCTGTTTCCTATACAAGATAGTGCATCTTTATAGTTAAGTGATGAATATTTAACCTTAATTAAAACTTCTCCTTCAGGAAGTTCATTAATATCTCTTTCAACGATTTTTCTTATAAAAGTACCATTTTCTTCATAAATTCTTAAAGCTTTAAAATTCATTTTCCACCTCCATATAGTACGGTATCGTACTTTTGTATATTGATTGTAATATTATTTTCTAATAAAGTCAAACTTTTCTTTTTTTATAAATATTTTATTAGAAAAATTTAGGTGAAGAATTAATTATAAAGAATACACAGAATGTAAAAAAGAACCTTTTCTATTAGAAATATCTAACACTTCAGGTTCTTTATTATAAATTATTATTTTATTTTTTATATATTGCTGCAGTAAAATCATTGTAGTCAGTTTCAGATACAATCTTATATCCATATTTTTCTACATCAGGAAAATAAAGAGGATTAGCAGCATGAGCTACCTTTACATGAGGTTTTAATTTAGAAATATAAATTTCATCCAATCCATAATTATCAAGATAATACTTATAAATAGTATATCCCCCACATATAAAAATATCTTTTCCACTATCTTTGTAATGTTCCATAATATCTTCAAGTTTGGAATCAAGAGTAAGGACTATTACCTCCCTATTTTTTTTCATTAAATTAATTGGAACATATTTAGCTGTATTTTCTCCAAATAAAACTACATTTCCAATAGTTTTAGATTTATAATAATTTAATTCTTCTATAGAATGCCATAAAAGCCCATTTCCTTCTGGAACTCTATCACCTATTAAATTATTTTCTGCCACACATACTATCATGTTTAATTTTGGTTTATTCATTATATTGCCACCTCATAAGAAATTTTATCTCCATATTGATAGTTTTCAACAACTACATCATCAGGTTTAAAATCATAGATAGATTTAAAGTTTTCAATTCTTACAGTTGCTCCATCAATTGAAGGTCTTTTTATCTGCTCTAAAAGTTCAGGCATGTGTCTGTCATAAATATGTACGTTATGAATATTCCATATAATTTCAGCAGGTTCCAGATTGCATTCCATAGCCACTAACTTGTGGAGTATAGAATATTGAAACACATTAGCTACAAGTCCAAGTGCTACATCACAGCTTCTTTGTCTTACCTCTAAGTAAAGTTTATTTCCAATAACACTCCATTGAGTAAGATGTACACAAGGAGTAAGAGCCATTTTGTCGAGATCTTCTGGCACCCATATCTCTGTCATTATTCTACGGCTGTTAGGATTTTTTTTCAATTCTCCTATAACATAATCAAGCTGACTTTTATATCCAAATGTTTGTTTTGCTATTTGGTATCCATAGGCTTTTCCTATAGTGCCATCTTTCATTTTCCATTCATCCCAGAATTTACATTTTAATTTATTTAATTCATCTACATCATTAGACTGCATTACCCATATCCAGTAAAGTTCTCTGATAGGAGCTTTGTTTGGAGCAAACCTGGTAGTGATAAGATGTGCTTCATCAGTAGAATTATCAAGCCTGAATTGATATCCTATATAGCTTTTGTAATGAGCAGGAGTTCCATCAGCATATTTTGTTCTGACATTTCCTTCACTCCATATTCCTTTTTTATCTATAGTTTCAACAATTTCTTTGTATATTTTATCAAATTTAGCCATACTCAACTCCTTTAGACAATCAAATTTTATCGTTATATTTTATCATAAATTTATGATTATTACAAAGAGAGAAATTTGGTGTAGTTTATTAAAAAAAAGAAAAATAGCAGAACATCTAAAGAATGAAGGTTGATTTTTTATGAAAAAACAAATATAATTATTGAATATAGGAAACATAAAAGTATTTTGGGGGTAAGATATGCCAGTTATTTTTTTGTTAGTCAGTTTTTTTTCTTCTCTTGTAGGGTCAATATGTGGTATAGGTGGGGGAGTAATAATTAAACCTGTTCTTGATGCAACAGGGACTATGAGTGTAACAGCTATAAGTTTTTTATCAGGATGTACAGTTCTTTCTATGTCTGTTATTTCTGTAGCTAAAGCAATGAAAAATAGTACTGTAAAGATAAATACAAAGATTACTACTTGGCTTGCATTAGGAAGTGTATTGGGAGGAATGACAGGAAAAGTTATGTTTCAAGCTGTAAAAGAGGTTCTTCAAAATGAGAACAGGACAGGAGCAGTTCAATCAATTGTTATGATATTTATAACATTGGGAACTTTAATATATACAGCTAAGAAAAATGATATAAAAACACATAATTTTGAAAATAAGATTCTATGCTTTATTATAGGAGTTATTCTAGGGATATTTTCATCATTTCTAGGAATTGGAGGAGGACCTATCAATCTTGTAATATTGATTTTCTTCTTTTCAATGACTACTAAGGAAGCAGCTATTAATTCTATATACATAATACTATTTTCACAAATAGCAAGTCTGGCACATACTATATTTGCAAGAAAAACTCCAGATGTAAGTGTTCTTTATCTTGGACTTATGGTGTTGGGAGGAGTATGTGGAGGAATGGCAGGAAGCATGGTTAATAAAAAGATATCTGAAGAAAAAGTGGATAAACTTTTTATGGGACTTATGCTGGTTATAGTATTCATAAATATTTACAATGCATATGTTTTTATGAAATAGAAATTAATATTCTCTAAATGATATTACATTAAAAAATTACTTGAAAACATGAGGAGAAGAGAATGAAAATAGATTATGAAAAAAATATAATGGGAACAATATCTTTAGTAATAGGAATACTTCTGCTTATTGCTAGTGGATTGTCAGTTGGACTCTTAAAAATATGTTTGATAAATTCTAGAAATGGATGGTTTGTCATATTGGGTCATATCATGGTGCTTGTTATGATTGCCATAGCATTAATTGGACCAGCAGTTTCAGTAATGGGATTGATTTTTAGTGGAATTGGAATATTTGGTTCCTTTAAGAAAAAAAGATTGGCTTTTATTGGATTAATTATTAATTTACTCTCATTGATTGTCTGTATTTTAATATTTAAAGAAATGGGAATAAAATTTTAATAAAAAGAAATCTATTTCATATGCTAGGAGGAAAAAGATATGATTAAAGAAATAGCAGGATTTGCCTATGATTGTAAAAATGCTGATGCATTAGCAGATTTTTATGTAAATTTGCTTGGTTGGGAGAAAATTCTTTCAGGAAATGGCTGGGCTGGGTTACGTTCACCTCAAGGATGGATTTTTGCTTTTCAGGAAGTTGAAGAATATATTCCACCAGTATGGCCATGGGAAAAAGGAAAGCAGCAGCAAATGGCACATATAGATTTTCTTGTTGAAAATTTAGAAGAGGGAGTTTCTCATGCTGTAAAGTGTGGTGCAAAAATATCAGAAATACAATATTTTGAAACATCAACAGTTTTATTTGACCCAGAGGGACATCCATTTTGTTTAAGTACAATAAAGCAGTAGATTGATAAGTACAAATTTAATTTTAAAATATGAAAAAGAAAATTCAAAGAATTATTAGGATATATTTAGATGAATTTAAATAATGACTTAAAAGATAGAATTATATAAAAATGTAAAAAGAGGTATGGAAAAAATCCATACCTCTGATTTATTTTATACACTGATTTATAAACTGAGTAATAACTGATTCAACTTTTTTTCTCTGATAGTCATTATAATATTTGGAATAAGGGTCAATAAATCCATGAGAAGCCTCAAATACAGTAATAGATAAATTTTTTTTATATTGTAATTCATTAACTGTTGCTGACACATCAAAAGAATCTTCCTTTGCAAACAACAAAAGAGTAGGGCAGACAGGATTTAAATCAGTGTAATCTCTTATACGAGAACCATAACATGCAATGATTCCAC encodes:
- a CDS encoding MarR family winged helix-turn-helix transcriptional regulator; protein product: MKTVKVVGMISNIREKSAQFINSQLREKGVEGLINSHGTILSILYDNNGKITMNEIGKIVGKKKSTLTDLIRKLVELGYITRGKSEKDSRVVEITLTEKGWEFKSLFEEISNNLLKKTYKDFTEEEKEILIFLLDKIRKNYQN
- the hutG gene encoding formimidoylglutamase, coding for MKDLWNGRLDSYEEIDLRLWQVIQEITEAQEAGGVCFIGYDTDDGVVRNLGRKGAEGGSNAIRKAIQSFPQLKGLKVYDYRNLEKKNVEEAQKEYSEKIADVLKSGIFPIGLGGGHDIAYGSYLGVRKANPDKKIGIINFDAHLDMRPYDKGRTSGTSFKEIMDNDKDAQYAIVGFQKMGNTERLIKTAESFNVLILEEECSEESTIEALKDFIKKVDIVYVTFCMDVFDASSAPGVSAPVVMGLEPKKGKRLLRFIMETGKVVCVDFAEVNPVYDIDNMTAKLAGCLIYEVMEHIKK
- a CDS encoding HutD family protein: MVEIIKSSNFKESRWSGGITTQLYIYPKDGDYQKRNFKFRISIATTELMESTFTKLEGVKRIISILEGKMELSHKNRYDITLMPYEIDRFIGDWDTTSKGKVKDFNLMLKDCDGDFLHKEINGSEKINLGEEEVIFFVYCIYGKVKISEKTLLENELAVGTGKNITISGNNSKIFYGYVTK
- a CDS encoding YhdH/YhfP family quinone oxidoreductase, with the protein product MNFKALRIYEENGTFIRKIVERDINELPEGEVLIKVKYSSLNYKDALSCIGNRGVTREYPHTPGIDAAGIVEDSKVSEFIKGEEVFITGYDLGMNTDGGFGEYVRVPANWVVKKPANLSLKEAMIYGTAGFTSALSVFELIKEVSPEDGDVLVIGAGGGVGSHSVKFLTKLGYNVTAVVNDEKGIKYAKELGASACILRDEIDDKSGKPMLKQKWAGVIDTVGGNPLSTALRSLKYAGVVTTCGNIAGGDIPAANVYPFILRGVKLIGIDSVQCPMKKRKEVWDTLAEKWKGENLEKGIKEVSLEEISDSVDKMLAQQLIGRIILKHK
- a CDS encoding dihydrofolate reductase, producing the protein MNKPKLNMIVCVAENNLIGDRVPEGNGLLWHSIEELNYYKSKTIGNVVLFGENTAKYVPINLMKKNREVIVLTLDSKLEDIMEHYKDSGKDIFICGGYTIYKYYLDNYGLDEIYISKLKPHVKVAHAANPLYFPDVEKYGYKIVSETDYNDFTAAIYKK
- the thyA gene encoding thymidylate synthase gives rise to the protein MAKFDKIYKEIVETIDKKGIWSEGNVRTKYADGTPAHYKSYIGYQFRLDNSTDEAHLITTRFAPNKAPIRELYWIWVMQSNDVDELNKLKCKFWDEWKMKDGTIGKAYGYQIAKQTFGYKSQLDYVIGELKKNPNSRRIMTEIWVPEDLDKMALTPCVHLTQWSVIGNKLYLEVRQRSCDVALGLVANVFQYSILHKLVAMECNLEPAEIIWNIHNVHIYDRHMPELLEQIKRPSIDGATVRIENFKSIYDFKPDDVVVENYQYGDKISYEVAI
- a CDS encoding sulfite exporter TauE/SafE family protein, which codes for MPVIFLLVSFFSSLVGSICGIGGGVIIKPVLDATGTMSVTAISFLSGCTVLSMSVISVAKAMKNSTVKINTKITTWLALGSVLGGMTGKVMFQAVKEVLQNENRTGAVQSIVMIFITLGTLIYTAKKNDIKTHNFENKILCFIIGVILGIFSSFLGIGGGPINLVILIFFFSMTTKEAAINSIYIILFSQIASLAHTIFARKTPDVSVLYLGLMVLGGVCGGMAGSMVNKKISEEKVDKLFMGLMLVIVFINIYNAYVFMK
- a CDS encoding VOC family protein encodes the protein MIKEIAGFAYDCKNADALADFYVNLLGWEKILSGNGWAGLRSPQGWIFAFQEVEEYIPPVWPWEKGKQQQMAHIDFLVENLEEGVSHAVKCGAKISEIQYFETSTVLFDPEGHPFCLSTIKQ